The Cryptomeria japonica chromosome 6, Sugi_1.0, whole genome shotgun sequence genomic interval CAAGAATCTAATCAAAAGCCCTTTTTCTCCCGTTTCCAATCGTCCAAGAAATGTGATTTGTAACCAAGTCTCTACACTTAAACATAAAGTTCCATATGGCTGATCCGACTGGGGGATTAGCTATAGTTAAAATCCTCTCGTGCGTAGCATCGTCCAAATACTTTTTTCTCAACACCACTGCTCACAAAGCCTTTCGTTCTTTGTACATTCACCACATTATTTTTGCCCCAAGAGTTCGATCTGAATCATGATGTCTCTCATTTGCGCTCCACCTGTTTCCTTTGGATGTTTCACAACATCCCATGCCACCAACGAGATTTTATGTTTATCATTCGCTCCATCCCAAAGTAACTTTCACTGAAAACTAGTTATCTCTTGTGCCAATTTTTTGGTAATACCCATTGTTGATagaaggtagataggaatagtagAAAGGATTGACTTTATCATGGTAAGCCTACCTGCAAGGGTTAGCCATCACCCCTTTAGTTCTCCGTCTTCTTGCCAAACTTCTCAATGGTCTCACTTCACAACTTATTCCTCACCGTTCCATTGAATAGAGGCACCCTAAGGTAAGTTGATGGGTTCTTTTGGATGGCAAAGACCAAGATATTGGCAATACGCCTTTGCATTAATGTCCCAATATTAAAAAAGAAAATGCTGGACTTTTCCACATTATTTGATTGACCTGAAACAGAGCAAGATGTGTCCAATAAATGCCTAATATTTGATGCTTCCATGATAGAGGCTGGGCCATATAACAACATGTCATCAGCGAAAAGATGATTTGAGAATGGTGGCATAGTTTGAATGACCTTAATTCCGTTCCAAATACTATTTTGTATCATGGCTTTGATCTTTCTGCTTAAGGAGTCTGCcatctaaataaatatttaaggGGGAAAGGGAATCCCCCTATATCTCAATGCTCTAAGACTTGAAAAAAACCACATGGAGGCCCATTTACCAGAATTGAATACTTGGGAGAGGATATACACCCCCATACCCAATCGAtccatttttttaaaatagaaatcgTACTTTTTCAAAATTAGCAGTAGAAATCTTTATTGTACATGATCATAAGCTTTGCACACATCTAGTTTAAGAATCATACCTTTGAGGTTACCTTTCTTGATTGAGTGCAGTACCTTGTGGGCAATTATTATACCATCAACAATATTTCTGTCTGGGACGAAACCACTTTGCTCCAACAAAATCAATTTGGGCAATATGATCTTCAATTTGTTTGTCATTACCTTTGACATTGTCTTGTATAGTGTGTTGTATAGAGAGATTGGTTGGAAATTCGCAAAGATTGCAACGTTCTACTTCTTCGGGATCAATGCAATATTGATGTTGTTCATCTCTTTCAAAATAACGCCTTTTTTCTTGGATTCCTCCACCACCCCAAGGATATTAGATGCCATGGAGTCCCATCATTTCTGAAACACTAGTGTCTTAAAATTGTCAGGTCTAGGGGCTTTGTCTAACCTGAGTTGGAAGTTGGCCAATTTAACATCTCCAAGTGTGGTAGCCGCGGTGAAAAATTGGTTTTCCTCTGTTACCGATTTTAAAACTGTCTGGGCATGAAGTATGTTTTGAATTGTAACAAAGGACAACCAATTGATCTgttttgaattgtgaaaaaacttGGTATTAAGATCACCTTCCTTCAATCATCTTGCGACTTGGACTTCCGATAACATTCTTTGCTTGCCAAGAATTTGTCGTATTTAGAGAGAAGTTCCCTTTCCTTCAGAAATTTAGTTTTTGACATTCCGTTTTTTATGACAAATCGACTCAATAGATCCATTTTCCCTTAAGTCCTTATCTTTtctttaaaaatgtttttgaagACGTTCTTATTACAATCCTTGAGTTCTTCTTTCAATGTTTGAAGTCTTTTGCAAAAAATAAACTTTTTTGTCCCCTTGATATGCCTTGATTCTGTCCACCAATCCTTCATGGTATCAATCAATCTCGGGCATTGAAACCACATTTTTTCAATTTGAATTGGCTCTTGACAGTGTGAGACGCTTCTATTAAATTCAGCTCTACaggaaaatgataaagaaatggGATTGATTTTATGATAGTTCTTGGCTGAATGTTGGTACTAGCCCCAAATATCCCATATGATGAACTGATCAAGTCCCTTTGCGATGTTGGAGTGACCTCTTCTCCTATTCGTCCATGTATATTTCCCAATGGCAGACCATTTTTACTTACAAATTTTGCGAAGTCAGATTGCACTTGTCCCATATGCCCTAGTCCGCCACGTTTATCACTTGGATGGAGGACAACATTGAATTCTCCACCCAAAACAACTTTCTCATCGTGTCCATGTAGGTCACTATGGATTTTCTCCCACAATTCCGCTTTCTTCCTAGTTTAAACCGGTCCATAGATGTTGTACAAAATGAATTGTAGGTCCTACACCAAACTAGTCACCTCCACTTTCATCCAACTCTGTTTGATGTGAAGCAAATTGGCCTTGACTTTATTCGTTTTCCACATTATACATAGACTGCCTTAAGCACCAATAGCACTCGAGGTAGTCCCATCCCGGCCACTATAATATTTCACGAATTTTTCTGCTTCATCCTTAGACAACTTTGTTTCATGTAACAACACAACTTCGATCAATAGATTCATGTGCCACTTAACAGGGTTGCTAAGATCCCTAACATTCCATGTGAGGACTCTCATTGTTCCCCAAGGGAGTGGTCTCCTCCCTTGGACCTAGTCATGTAAGTTCAGGTAAGTTCTAATTGATTTTTGCTTTGGTAGCAATCCATCCTCTACTCGCTTTACTATTTGTCTTTCTCTTGGTTCTTCTGTCTTATAGATGTCGTCTTTTGTGTGCTCGCCAATGTTTGGCTTATAGTTTCTATCTTCTATGGTATCCAATTCATCACCAATCTCCTGTCGAGATATGGGGATTGGGTTATCAACCAGAGTCGCACCATCATCCTTATTTTGTTGTGTTTGTGCCTCCGTACTTTGGATTGGATTGTTGATGTCAACAATTAATTGCGATCTTTTACCTTGCTCGCATTCGTGGCTATTTATCATCCCTATTAGAGACATGTTTGGTTTCGTTATCCCCTTATCAATTTTTTGTGAAGAAGGTGTTGGGGGATCCGTTTGATATCCTTCCTCTAGGGTATGGCCATTTACTTCATTAGATTTCGGTATCCATTCGTTTTTTGATGGAATTCTACAATTTTTGACACTTTGATTTCTCCTCAGACACCTGGTACGATAAAACTTTTCGTCTTCCACATCAATTTTTTGTGTCCAATTTTTGATTGATGTCTTCAAATTTAATGTTGCTGGAAGGGGGGAgatattcagtattttgatacgCGCGTTTAGGATTTGATCATCATCCCCCATGTCTATTGCTAGAATTTGCCCTATATTGTCTCCGATCCTTTGTAAGCAGTCTTCACTCCAATATTCAAAGGGGAGATTATAGAGAGGTAACCACAAGGGCTTTTCCGTTGGGCAAGGAATGGTTGGGTCGAAATTTGGAACCGATTTTTGTGTATAGACAGTGTTCTCCACATTGCCATGGGCCGTTAGCCAAAATATCATTCCTATCTTCTTCATTGTCAAATTCAATTGTAAAAACTGTCTGGGCATGAAGTATGTTTCTTTTGCATTATGCCAATTCTCCATTATCCACACCTTGATTTCATCCCGACTGAGTTTTTTACCCATTATTTGCCCGATAATAGTCATGTGTTGTTTATAAGCACAAATATCTCTATCCACAATATCCGAGACATCAATTTCACCCACCATGCTTTGTGATTCCTTCTCTCTAGGGTGTGCAGTCTGATTGAGGGTTTCAAATTTTTGTTTTGCTCTGTTCTGCCTATGTGCCATTAATTATCAATTCTttgtattatgatattgtaattaatattaaattattattaagatatgattgtattattatgttttaatatattcttgctattatatttttatatttccattAAACCCTCTACtaagcaaatttttttttattaccaaattattattattatatttctattaaactcttgactaaagcaaaaaaatctattaagactacatTATTCTTATTCTTATAATATCATATCAGTATAGATCTATTTTATATTCCTTTATGATGTGTGATTGTAAACTGTTCCTTTATGATTCAAGTAAATTTTCCTTGATTTTGTGCATAAGTGGATGATGGACTTAAAAACATTGGACTTTGAGTTGAGTATTTGAGAGATTATAGGTGCAAGTTTCAATGAAAGATCAAAGCACAAGGCACATTCCCTTTAAATGAGACAGTTGCGGTTGAAATCTATTTGGATTGTTAAAGAGAAAATATACGAGCCCCGATTCGGCAGGGATTAAGATAAGCCCACAAGACTGGTGCATGAATTTTTTCAAGGCATGTATTAGTTTTCTTGAAACCTATTTAACATGCACGAAATGCTAGACTATATGTTTAAATCATTCATGTACTGGTATTGTACTCCTTGCAGGCCTTCTGAACCTTCATGTAAATGACGAGCCTAAATGGAATGTAGTTCCTTAAAAATTGTAGGGCATGCATTTAAGCAGCGAATTTCACCAATTAACAAAGCATTAAGAAATTTTAATATAACCAAAACAATCTTTAATTTTGATATTTCTGATAGGAACCATTCTGCTTTTGGTTCCACGTCTATATACTGTTATGTATATTCTTCTGCTTCCCACTTGATTATACAATTGTCACTACCCTATACACTTGTCTTTAAGACTTGGTGGTCAGTGTTAAATTGAAGCTCCAAATCATCACAGTTTATTAGCATATGAAAAGGAAATTTGTCCCAACTTAACCTTGATAATCTAAACAACCACCTTGGTATTATTGTTGACAATTAAAATGCTAATTCTTTTGAATATTCAGGATCACAAGAATTCCAAGAAAACAAACCTCTTTAGTTGATAACAGGCCAATGGAATTTCTTTTCAGTTTGGTCTGGCTTTCTATATTTATTTTTGGCAAGCTATAAGGTTCAGACATGTTAAAAAAGTCAGATAAAAGCCTTAGTAGTTATGATATTGTCTACTATTTCCTCACTAAATTGTGTCGTTGGATTTAATATACATGGAAATCATTATTACAAGCCTAAGGTAAATGACAGTAGTGTGGAATACTGAGAAAAAAACAGTACATCTCTTAACCATTCCATGTTAATGACCTTAACATGGAATGATACTAAAGAACATGCCTCTATGTTATTGTCCCTAACATCTACCTGCCATTTGCCTCAGCAACCTGATGAAATATGACAAATCTTTGATGCTGAACCACGTCCCAGCAGCTAGCATGCAGTTCTACActaaaaatcaatgaaaaacccaATTAAATGGTGATTTAGAGTGGTTAGGGTGTCATGCAGGTTGATGGATAGTAAATGctattttcttgcaatttttttctcaattttatttTGCAATTCTAAACCTTTAAAAATTGTTGAACATCATTGAAAATAACAGCTGGTTAAATCATTTCGGCTGGAGATATTTTAAATATCATGAAAATTGGGATTTTGTGAGGATTTATGCTTCTCTGGATATGAGATCTGCTTCCGTGAAGCTCAAACAGATTGCAAACTGACCACTGTTTCACTTGATTTGCAATTGTGGTGGAATTGAGCTGTGCTTGCAAAATTGTTCTTCTCTGTGTAGAATGATCTAGGAAATTCTGCCCCATGGAGATCTATTTACCTCACCTTGTGATACCTGAATCTTCAAGAGAAGTGGTGGTAATAGACACTGTTGAGGAGTTTTCTAGGTGAGCATCTTTACCTTGGGTCAAACTCTAGGATCTGTTTtaatttgttttgaagtttgaaacaAGGATCAAAGACCGCAAACAACCATGTGAGGTGACTAATCTGTTTCTACTGGAGATGCTGATGTAAGCTGAGGATGCAGTTAGTCCTGTATGCTTGAATGATAATGCTATTTGTTGTTTGGACGACTGATCAGTTGGGTTAGCCCTTCAACTTCTTATTATCCAATTTCAGTTATTACATAATGGCTAGTAGGAAGGGGTCAGCATGGGctcaatttaaaatttgaattttaaaagtggACGGGTCAATTTCATGTCATGGAATTGAACCAGGCAGGTGAATCAAAAAAGTGAGGATCGGGACCAGTCACTAGGGATGGGTGTGGATGAAGCTAAGTTAGGTCACAGAATTTGCCAACTCTTTTGTGGAAATAGTCTACTTTGCATTAGTGATTCTGTAAAGTACAACACAGTCAAAGTGAGCCCAAACTGATGGGAAAAGTGCTGGGTACgccaattttcaccattacaattatAATATGTTTCTTGATCTAATATTATGGCTGTTTTTTGCACGAAGTACCTCTAATGGCTTGCTTTGTATATTGATTTACaattgtaatatatattttttttgatttccCCCAAAAAACCTAGTGGCATTTGACAATGGAGATTAACGTGTATGAGAACAACCCCACTtgtggaaatcctgaagtggattGTTATTCTATTTACCTTGTGGAAGCTCACAAGTGTAGTGTTATTATATTTACCTGGCATATTAACTTGTTGATGCCCACAAGTGGATTGTATTTCTATTTACCTTGTATATTGTTCAAAACTTGTATTTGTTGTGTTAAACTTCCCGAGACTTCCTGATCAAGCTCtttaataaattcaaaaatgcTTATTCATCCACACCAAGAGTACCTATTTTAATGTTTGAGTCCTTTGTTTGCGTGGTATATATGCAGCTGTAAGTTCTCTGTTTTGCTTTGTATGTATGATGTTTTTGAGTCTGTCATGTGATTCCTTCTGGTATATGCTATTTCTTATCTTGTTGTACAACCCCTTTTTCTAAGCATTTTGATGATTTATGTCGAGGTGAATTAAGGTACCAGTCACTAGCAAATCAAATGGCTGTCTTTCAATGTCACTACTGTTCTGTGCTTCTGGAATATCATAGCTGTACTGTTTTATAATGTTGCTTTTTCTCTTTCCATGTATCATTTAAATATCTTTAAGAGTGacctttctttcctttcttttgttCTTCTCTTGCAGATTTTACATGCAGGAGAAGGCAATAAAAATGCAGCTAAGGCACTCATTGCTGCAGAGTATGCTGGTGTAAAAATCAGCCGAGCACCAAATTTTGAGATGGGTGTAACAAATAAAACCCCAGAATTTCTCAAAATGAATCCTATTGGCAAGGTATGCTGTGCTACAATAATTATATTGTTACTCAATGCTTTTTAGGACAATGATTGTGGTCCATTTGGtcatttcttttcttttaataTTCGTTCAGATGAATATGTTGGTTAATCTCATATAACAGATTCCTGTTCTGGAGACACCTGATGGGCCTGTTTTTGAGAGTAATGCCATTGCACGTTATGGTGAGAACAATTTACCTTAGATTTACTGAATGTTTTCTGTAGAGCAAGTGGGCTTTTAAAATGAATGTTACTGATTCTTGCATTTTTTGTCCAGTTGCACGATTGAAAGGTGATaactccctatttgggttttctttAATTGATTATGTAAGTGCCTGGtgcaaatattttattattttcccatCCTGAATATGGATATGAAAATTCACAAGCCAATGTGTGAAGATGAGTCttatttatgagtattgaatgtaCTGGATCATTTCAGGGTCATGTTGAACAGTGGATTGATTTTTCTTTTTCGGAGATTGATATAAATATCTCACGATGGTACCTTCCTCGAATTGGATATGGAGTTTATCTTCCCCCAGTAAGTTCCTTTTCTGTTGATAATGTACCAAATCTATTGGTGCAAATGGTCAAAGCTGTCATTAAATTATATATTGCTTGCTGTTGCAGGCAGAAGAAGCTACAATTGCTGGGCTCAAGAGAGGTTTAGGTGCATTGAATACTTACCTTGCTACAAACACCTACCTTGTTGGACATTTCATAACCCTGGCAGACATTGTTATGACTTGCAACTTGTACCTTGGTTTCATTCGTTGTATGACCAAGGATTTCACTAAAGAGTTTCCTCACGTTGAAAGGTATTTTTGGACCATGGTCAATCAGCCAAATGTCAAGAAGATTTTGGGTGAAGTTAAACAAGCAGATGCTGTTCCTCCAGTTGCACAAACAAATAAAAAAGTCAGTCAGCCTAAAGAGCAGAAGCAAAAGCCTAAGGAAGCGCCCAAAAAGGAACCTGCAAAGCCCAAGGTCGAAGATCCTCCAActggggaggaggaggaggaggcacCAAAGCCAAAGCCCAAAAATTCTCTTGATCTTTTACCACCCAGTAAAATGATTCTTGATGAATGGAAGAGGCTTTACTCAAACACAAAGACCAACTTTCGGGAGGTTGCTATTAAAGGTAGGTTAACATCATATTGAGCTCAAATGGTTCAGTTTGTAACGCTGTAGATTGAATGATTGTGTTTACATTGCTTTCCAAATCCTATTTATATAGGTCCATATTAAGTTAATGTATGTCAAATAGCACTTCATAATTTTATCCTTTTTGGCATATCTGCACAGGTTTTTGGGATATGTATGATCCAGAAGGATATTCCTTGTGGTTCTGTGAATACAAATACAACGAAGAGAATACTGTTTCCTATGTTACACTGAACAAAGTTACAGGCTTCTTGCAACGGATGGATCTGGCACGCAAGTATGCATTTGGGAAGATGCTCATCATTGGTCAAGAACCTCCTTTCAAAGTCAAGGGGTTATGGCTCTTGCGTGGGCAGGAGATCCCGCAATTTGTTATAGATGAGTGCTATGATATGGAGCTATATGACTGGACTAAGGTGGACATTAGTGATGAGGTACAGAAAGAACGAGTTAATGCCATGATTGAAGATCAAGAACCCTTTGAGGGTGAGCCTCTGTTGGATGCCAAATGTTTCAAGTGATCCAATATTTTGGTTTCGGAGGTTTGGGCTTGTGTTACAGTAGTAATATAATTTTCTGAATTTTTGGTACAATTTAAACATACCAAACTTCAAGGCAATTTTTTTAATGATGAGTTGCCTTTCAGAGTTCGGAGAGAGATTTAAGTGTAATGACTAGATTGATTTCGACAGATTGAATTAATTATCTGAATTGCCGTTGCTACTATTTAAAGATGATTAACTTCTGGTGGGTCTTATGGACAAAGGAATCTCCTGCTTGAAATCTGTGCCGATTGCCTGTTAATTTTGCTTAGGAACTTAATGCAGATGAAGTTCTATCTGGTGCAAATGATCAGTTTTGACGCTACAATTTGGAATTATCTTTTGATTTCTGACTAACAATTAAAGTGTTTTGAGGTCTATTATTGATTGTTAGTGCCCTGAGTGTATTGATTACCTACTTTCTTGATCAAGAACATATATTCTGGCTCGTGTCTTAGTTGGCCATCCGATTTGAACTGATACAGCATATCGATGGCCTTGAAAATTAGCTTATGAATTTGATTTGATCCTATTATCTAGTGTCCATTAACTGCCAAGGTAAATATGCAGTTACGTGAATATTTGCATCCGCTGGCAGGGTCTGTAAATATGAGCTTTATATTTTGTCACTATATGTGGATTAGTACATAATTTTAGATACACGAgtgtgattcattcattttatgccTTGTAGTTTTTGATTGTGATATCAGATGGGTTGCTTAATGAATTTACCACGGACCTGTGAGGCTGTATGACTAAATTGATGAAAATAGGGATGGGGTTTGGGAGGAAATATTGATCTAAACACGAGGAGACtgattttttttcaaatgattAAAGCTAGCTCGTTTGCTTGTTAAATAGGGATGCCAACTGATTCTGTTGTGATTTTTTAAATAGTGCCTAAGAACTTGAGTTTTTTCCCCCTATATGAACGAATAAGGTTGGAATAATAGATGAAAGTTGACTATAACAAAGGGACAAAAAAAGGTTCTTTCGAAAGCAATTTCATCGATTATATTAGGATAATCAGCAGTTTTAAGCCTACTTAAACTTGTATTTATTGACTTAAATGGGAAGATTGTAATTAAGTCATAAGTTTAAGAAAGATAAGTCACTCTAAGAAAATTAATTAACAGAATGATGATATATTCAATAGAAGTAGAAATTACAAACCACAAGGAGTTTGGAGTCTAAAGGAGAAAGACGCCTTCTAGGACGTCAATTCATCGTGCAGACAGTAGGAACTTGGAGTCGAAATGAGGAAGCCATTGTTCAGAATGTGAGTGCTTTGCATGGATGTACGTGCTTTGCGCTGTTGTCTGTACAATCAGAATACAAAAGCTTTcaaaaattgtgaaaattttgaTTTAGTTGCTGCTGACTAGTTTGCAAACTCAAATGATCGCTCCATGAAGAGGTTTGGAGATGTTGATGTCCACCAAATATGGGTAAAGTTGGAGTGGCTAATATTATATGTAGTTGAGTCCACCTTCAATAACATTTGCAATACCCTCAAAGCAAGTATCTTCCTAGAAATGAATAGGGAGGTAAGGCAACTCTACCAAACATGCAtgatgatgccctcctaaatgacacaatgtttttttatgatcaaacaacacaaaacacacaagacgttagagttagtcaatcaaaaactaaaacatatgaaggcattccaagagagacactaaaaacatgctaatgaatctaactaaaaaaagtaaagacaatgagacatctccaactatctcttagcatgagattagctctttctcccttgttcctctcctctccaagttccaaaatagtgtagctctcagcagctttttgcactatggatgcttatggaggattgagattgtaatatagctctaaatgtgaaataaaaagctaatgctaatgctaaaatgatatattttaaccaaaagacaaaagattagattgtttatgctaaaatgctctctaaaatgtttATAGCTTAGATGCACACaagtttcaggatctggattatgaaggaatgggctctatttataggaaaaatggagcaatggatggccaggattgaaaggtttaatcaagggtcaagcttgaaagttggggatccatgtgcacaattggcaccaataaaatagtgacaagtgtcaacacaggattgggttgagagaagaggttggaggcattgaaggcctgagaagacctcatggttatctaaaggctaagggtcaagtctaagttaggattacccactggattaggagttaatccaaggataaacctttgtgcaaatgattaagagataatcatggtcaaaacattaatgacctgatgagacccttgggttgagtagaggttgagtcaaaacaaatgttttaaccatgtggaagggtttgagttaaccattaatggttattggagactttggggattaagtggttgaaagttggaagcctttaatggttttcaaagactttggggtttttggtggttgaaggttgaaaaccttcaatggttatttaaaagaggaaaag includes:
- the LOC131030242 gene encoding elongation factor 1-gamma, with the translated sequence MLILHAGEGNKNAAKALIAAEYAGVKISRAPNFEMGVTNKTPEFLKMNPIGKIPVLETPDGPVFESNAIARYVARLKGDNSLFGFSLIDYGHVEQWIDFSFSEIDINISRWYLPRIGYGVYLPPAEEATIAGLKRGLGALNTYLATNTYLVGHFITLADIVMTCNLYLGFIRCMTKDFTKEFPHVERYFWTMVNQPNVKKILGEVKQADAVPPVAQTNKKVSQPKEQKQKPKEAPKKEPAKPKVEDPPTGEEEEEAPKPKPKNSLDLLPPSKMILDEWKRLYSNTKTNFREVAIKGFWDMYDPEGYSLWFCEYKYNEENTVSYVTLNKVTGFLQRMDLARKYAFGKMLIIGQEPPFKVKGLWLLRGQEIPQFVIDECYDMELYDWTKVDISDEVQKERVNAMIEDQEPFEGEPLLDAKCFK